GAAGATGATCGCCGGCACGTTCGTGGTGGATTGAGCGCGGGCGCCCGTTAACTGGCGATGTCCGCCCGGGCGGGTAGGCTCACCCGCCTGCATGGGCAGCTCGGAGCTCTTCACCCGGCACGTCTTCCTGGACCTCGAAACGACGGGGCTCGACCCCCGCGTGGACGAGGTCATCGAGGTGGGCTGCCTCTTCTTCGAGCACGGCCGGGAGGTGGACCGCTTCTCCCGGCTGTATTCGGCCTCGCGCCCGCTCAACCTCACCATCCGCCGGCTCACCGGCCTCTCCGACGCGCAGCTCTCCGGACAGCCCCGCTTCGACGCGGAGCGCGCCCAGCTGCGGGAGCGGCTCAAGGGCTGGACGGTGGTGGCGCACAACGCCCCCTTCGAGAAGGGCTTCCTGCCGGACGTGCTCGGCGGCGTGCCGGTGCTCGACTCGTGCGAGCTGATGCACTACCTGCACCCGGAGCTGCCCAGCCACTCGCTGGAGTCGCTGATGCGGTGGGCGAAGCTGGGCTCGCAGCAGCCGCACCGGGCGCTCCACGACTGCGTGGCGGTGCACGCGGTGCTGGTGCACGCGCTGGATGGCTGCGTGCGCGACGGGCGCGCGGAGGACGTGGCGGACCTGTTGTCCACGATGGACCCCCGGGCCCGCGCGGCGCTGGGGCCCACGCCGCTGCTGGATGCGCTTTCCGAAGAGGACGCTCGCGACCTGGCGATGGACGCGGAGGCGCGCCCGCTCTTGGAGCTGCTCTCGCGGCTGTGGGAGGCGTGCCGGGCCACGCCGGTGCCTCTGAGCCTGGAGACGACGGGCGGCTTCTTGCGCGCGCGGCCGGAGCGCAAGCGCGCGAATGGCGGCAGGCCTCCCCCGGAACCCGAGCTGGACGCGACGCCGCTGCCGGTGCGGCCGGAAGAGGTGGCCCAGGTACTGGGGCCCGGCGGCGCGCTGGAGCGGGGCGGCGGGTTCCTGTCGCGGCCCGCGCAGCTGGAGATGGCGCAGGCGGTGGCGCGCACGCTGTCGGACGGCGGGCAGGTGGCGGTGGAGGCCGGCACGGGCACGGGCAAGTCGCTGGCGTACCTCACGCCCGCGGCGCTGTTCGCCGCGCGCAACGGGCTGAAGGTGGGCGTGGCGCCGCACACGAAGACGCTCCAGGACCAGCTCCTGGAGAAGGACCTGCCCCGGCTGCACCAGGCCACGGGCGGCGCGTTCGGCTACGCGTTGCTCAAGGGCCAGACGAACTACCTGTGCCGCCGCCGCGCGCTGGAGGCCACGCGCGTGGAGCCGGGGATGAACCACACGGCACGAGCGCCCCGGGCCTACGTGCGCGCGTACCTGCGCCGCAGCGTGGACGGGGACCTGGACCGGCTGAGCCACTGGTTCCGCGAGCGCTTCCCGGGCATGCACGGGCTGGTGCCGGCGGTGCGCTCCGAGGCGGCGACGACGCTGGGCGAGCGGTGCCCGCATCACCACAAGTGCTTCTACCACTCGGCGGTGGCGCAGGCGCGCGAGGCGGACGTGCTGGTCATCAACCAGTCGCTCGCGTTCGCGTGGCCCGCGCGCTACGGGCGTCTGGACCACCTGGTGCTGGACGAGGCGCACGAGCTGGAGGACGTGGCCACCACCGCGCTCACGGTGGAGCTGTCCGACCTGGCCTTCCTGCGCCTCACGGAGCGGCTGCACGGACGCGACGGGCGCCGGGGCCTCTTCGCGGAATTGCGCCGGGCGCTCGCGGCCACGCGCCGGGACGAGTCCCGCGTGCTGATGTCCGAGGTGGACGACGCCCTGCGCACGCTGCTCCAGGAGGCGCGCGCGCTGGGCGAACAGGTGACGGCCCTGTGCGAGCCCGCGGCGGCCATGCCCGGCGAGGACGCGGACGACGCGGCCTACGCGCCGGAGCTGCGGGTGACGGACGCGGTGCGCGCCCTGCCCGCCTGGGAGCCCGTGCGCGAGGGACTGGTGGCGGTGCGCACGGCGCTGCAACGCGTGCACACGCTGCTGTCCGTGCGGGTGCTGGCGGCGCTGCCGGAGCTGGCGGTGAAGCAGCCTTCGCTGGAGCGGGAGCTGGCCGGGGCCACCACGGAGCTGGGCGAGCTGTCGGTGCTGGCTGGTGAGCTGGCCGGTGAGCCGGATGCGAAGCGCTGCTATGCGGCGCGGGCGGAGCCTCGGAAGCAGCGCTGGAGCGTGGGCGCGCAGCCGGTGGACGTGTCCGAGTCCGTGGCGAAGGACTTCGCCGCGAACAAGCGCGCGCTGGTGATGGCTTCCGCCACGCTGGGCACGGGTGACGGTGTTCCCTTCGTGTTGAAGCGGCTGGGGCTCAGGCCGCCCATCCTGCGCGCGCCCTCGCCGTTCCACCTGGGACAGCAGGCGCTGGTGGTGCTGGTGACGGACGCGCCGCGCGCGCACGAGGAGCCGTTCATCGACTGGGCCTCCGGGCGCATCTCCGGGCTGGCGCAGGTGATGGGCGGCCGGGTGCTGGGCCTGTTCGCGTCCACGCGGCGGCTGGAGCGCGTGTCGCGAGAGGTGCAGGCGCGGCTGGAGCCGCACGGCATCGAGGTGCTGCGCCAGTCGCGCGGCCACGGCCGTTCGCTGGCGGCGCGGCAGGAGCGCGACACGGGCACGGTGCTGCTGGGTACCAAGAGCTTCTGGCAGGGCGTGGACATCCCCGGGCGCGGCGTGGGGTGTGTCTTCATCGACAAGCTGCCCCTGGAGCCAGCGTCACGGCCGCTGGTGGCCGCGCGCGAGGAGCCGCTGGCGAAGGCGGGCAACGAGTACCTGGGCTTCCTCCAGTACCGGCTGCCGCGCGCGCTGCTGCTGCTGCGCCAGGGTGTCGGGCGGCTCATCCGCTCCACCACGGACCGGGGCATCGTCGTGGTGGCGGACCCCGGACACGCGAGCTACCGGCCGCTGCTGCTCCAGGCGCTCGCGGGCTACCGGGTGGTCGCGCTGCCTTGGGCGCAGGCGCGGCTGCTGCTGCACTCCGAGCTGATGCAGATGGGGCTCACCGCGGACACCGCGCGGGTGTGAGCCCCCAGCCCCTTCCCTACCGCGCCAGCCGCTCGCGGTAGCGCGCCTCCAGGGCGGACAGTTCGTCCACCCAGGGGCCCGTGGCGCCGCTCGTCTTCGCCTGCGCCAGGGCCTCCGACAGCGCGCGCGCGTCCTCGGTCTGCTGCGCGCGCAGCCGCTGGGTCATGTCCCGCGCGGCCTCGAAGACGTCCTGCAGCTCATCGCCTTCGCGCAGGCCGTGCTGCGGCGGGTTCAGCTGGCCTTCGGCCACCTCGCGCATCATGCGCTTGATGCGGAACAGCGGGCCCGCCATCCGGTGCGTCACCACGATGGTCGCCAGCGCCACCACCGCGATGAACGTCACCAGGCAGCCGCCCAGCACCCACCACGTCAGCTGCTGGTGGCGCTCCAGCTCCGCGCGCTGCGCGACGATGGCCGTGCGCTCCGCCTCGTACTTGGCGTCGATGGCCTGCGCCTGCTCGCGGAACTGCTTCTCGAACGCCGGGTCGTTCATGTGGGCCATCAGCTCGTTGGAGAGCGTGGCTCCGGACAACTCGCGGCTCACCTCCGCCGCGGCCGAGCGGGCGTCCACCGCCGTCGCCGTCTCGTGCATCAGCGAGTTCGCCGCGCGCACCAGGAAGATGCCCAGGAGCGCCGCCATCACCAGCGTCACACCGACGATGTACGCGGTGAGCTTCAGCTGGAAGGGCGCGTCGAGCAGGAAGTTGCGCCAGCGGCGCTTCGTCGTCGGGGCCTGGGCCGTGGTCGTCGTCATGTCTCGCTGCTCCAGTCGAAGGTCGCGGCGGCTTCCTCGATGGCTCGGGGGATCAGGGCCTTCAACAGGTCCGCGGGCGGAGCTCCCGCGGCGTTCACTTCCACCTGTCCCATCAGGGACTGCTCCGGGTACGTCATGCACAAGAGTGCCAGGCGCAGGCCTCCACTGTCCGTCTTCTGGATCTCCGCCGTGATGCGGTAGCCGTGCACGCCCAGCTTCTTGAGCGCGCCCTTCGCCGCGGCCTTCGACTCCTTCTCCGGCGCCATCTGCGCGCCCCGGCGCACCAGCTTGGAACGAAGCCGCGCCTCCGTCACCTTCACGAGCTCCGCGGGCACGCTGCCCGTCTTGTCCTTCAGCGCGTCCAGCGACAGGTAGAAGCGCGGCCGGCGCGCCTGGTACGCCTTGATGGCCTTGATGGACTCCGCCACCGCCGCCTGCACCGTGGCGTCCGCCTCTCCCTGCACCGACTGGAGGCAGTCGAGCCCCTTGGGCTCCAGGAGCGCGCCCAGCCCCTTGGCCACCGCCGCGCGCACCAGCTCGCTCGGGTCCTTGAGGCCGCCGCACAGCGGCGTCACCGCTTCTGGATCCTCGGTGGCGCCCAACACCAGCGCGGCTTGTGAGCGTGCACGCGGATCCCTTCCCTTTTCCAGCTGACGACCCAGGAAGGTGATGCGCGTGTCTCCCTGCGCCAGCGCAGCGCTCGGCAGCAGGAAGAAGATGAGCAGGAGTGCTGTCGGCAGCCGCATGGGATGGGCAAAGAAATGCCAACAGTGTAGCCGCGATTTACCTGTCCACGACAGTTGCCTCTCAGGGCAATCGCGCCCAGCTTGGATGCGCACAGTGGGCGACGTCCTCCAGGGGGGAGGACGGCTGGGGTGCGGCGGACCCGAGGCGGGTCACCGCAGGCTGGGGGAGCAATGAAGCGCGGAATCATCCTGACAGGTGTTCTGCTGCTGGCGGGGTGGATGAGCGGCTGCCGTGACTCGGACCGCCTGACGTCGGTGGGCAAGCCGCGACCTCCCGGGCCAACCCCGGTGGAATCCACGCCCACCCTTCCCGACTCCGAGACCTCACAGCCCCCCCCCGGCCGGCCACCGCCGGAGCCGGAGGTGGTGGACCCGCCGCCGCCCGACCCGGAGGCGGAGGTGTTGGACCCCACGCCCATCCCGACGACGGAGGGCGTCCCCGGACCGCTGCCCGGCGTCTACACGGACAAGGGCGAGGCGCCGGAGACGGACCTCATCCGTGGACTGGTGTCCTTCCCCATCCGCGACCCGGCCGCGCTCGAGCAGCGCATCGCGGACATCTACAAGCCGGGCGGCCCCCGCTTCCGCCAGTACATGACGCCCGCCGAGTGGATGGCGAAGCACGCCCCGCCGGAGAAGGACGTCAACATCGTCGTGGACTGGCTGAAGTCCGAGGGCATGCAGGTGCCCTACGTCGCCACCAACCGGCTGCTGGTGCAGTTCGTGGGGACGGTGGGCCAGTTCAACAAGGCGTTCGGCGTGAAGGTGATCATCTTGAGCCGCAAGTCGCCTCAGGGCGGCAATGAGCCGCACGACGTCTACGGCCTCACGGACACCCTCAAGGCCCCCACGTTCGTGCAGCAGCGCATCCACGCCGTCGCCACGCTGGACCTGCCGGCGGAGACGGGCACCCTGCCGGGCGAGTTCGGCCAGCCGTCCACGGAGCCGCCGAATCCCGTCAGCCGGGGCCTCACGCCGCAGCAGGTGGCGCGCGCGTACAACGTGGACTCGCTCTATGAGCAGGGCTACCAGGGCCAGGGCATGAAGCTGGGCGTGGTGATTGGCGCCAGCTTCCGGTGGAAGGACGTGCGCGCCTTCTGGAAGATGTGGGGCATCGAGCGCGAGGACCCCAAGGTCATCCAGACCATGGAGCCGCCCGTCACGCGCTACCGCGAGGGCACGCTCGACGTGGAGTGGGCCGCGGCGATGGCGCCCAAGGCGGAGGTGCACGTCTACATGGGCCCGGACGCGCGCAACACGTCCATGCTCTACACCTACAACGAGGCCATTGCCCGGGGCGAGGTGAGCGTCATCACCACGTCCTTCGCCCACCGCGAGGACTCCGAGCCGAGGGCGGTGCAAGAGGCCTACAGCCACTCCAGCACCATGGCCGCCGCGCTGGGCATCACCGTCGCCGCCGCCAGCGGTGACTCCGCGGGCGTGGACATGCCGGGCAACAGCCCCTACGTCACCGCCGTGGGCGGCACACAGTTGAAGATGAACGGCATGACGGTGACGGGCGAGACGGCCTGGTACTACTCGGGCTCCGGCATCACCCGCACCTTCGCCACGCCGGAGTGGCAGAAGGGCCTCTACCCGATGCCCGCCAAGCGCGCGGTGGTGGACGTCGCGCTCAATGCGGACACCGGCTTCTGGTACACGTGGCTGGGCGTCACCACGCCCAACACCGGCACGTCGTTCTCCTCGCCCATCTTCGCGGGGCTCATCACGGTGGTGAACGGCGCGCGCGCGGAAGCGCAGAAGCCGCGGGTGGGCTGGCTCAACTCGCAGCTCTACACGCTGCCTGAAGTGCAGCAGACGTTCCGCGACATCACCGTGGGCGTCACCGACCGTCAGTACGAAGCCGGGCCGGGCTGGGACATCCCCACCGGCTGGGGCGCACCCAACGCGGAGGGCCTGCTGCGGACCCTGCCCTGAGCGGGCGGGTGACATAGGGCGGACGGGCAAACGAGCCCCGCTCCGGCTGTCATCCCGGATTGACGGGATGCGAATGCATGCGCAGGGCGTGCTGTTCGGGACAGGACCATGTCCTTGTCCCCCCTGCGCGCATCCCTGTCCTGCCTCCTGCTCCTCGCAGCTGCTTGCAGCAATGCCGTCGCCGGACCGAGCGACGCCGTGGCGGAGACCCCCTCCATCCAGTCGCCGGAGACCGTCGCCGGGGCGCCCAGCGCGCCCGTGGAGGACGTGAGCCAGGCGCCCACCGAGACGCCCGCGACGGAAACGCCCACGGCCGAGACGCCCACGGCCGAGACGCCGGTCGTCAGCGCGCCTGCTCCCACGGCGAGCGTGTGTTCGCCGCTCAGCTCGCTGTCCACCCTGACGGGCAACCTGACGTCGTGGCTCCAGACGGCGCCCATCACCGCGGCCAACAGCGGCGGCTTCAAGGAGCCGGGCGGCACGGAGCTCGCCGCGTTCGAGGGTGCGTTCCGCACGCTGCTCACCGAAGGTCCCACGCCGCAGGTGGTGCAGGACCTGGCGGGGATGGGCTACGGCGTGTCCACCTTCCGCAACGACACGGGCGGCGGGTGGCTGGTGGTGCGCGAGCAGGGCCTGCTGTCGCGCGGCGGCGGCACCTTCATCATCAACCTGTTCCCCGCGCGCGACCTGTGGCTGGAGGCGCCGCACGCGGACTCTGATGAGGGCACGCTGCGTCAGACGGCCACGCAGCTGGTGACGCTGGGCGCTCGCGCGCTGCTGATCACCGGCAGCCACCGCTGCGCCGTCACCACCGCCAGCCCGTGCAGCGGCACCACCAGCGTGTGCGGCACGAAGGGCCTGCGCATCTCCGACGCCGCGCACTACGGCAACAACTTCTTCACCGCCGCGCACCGCGCGCTGCGCGACACGTACCCGGACGCCATCGCCGCCAGCATCCACGGCATGGACGCGGGCGACGGCCCCGAGGCCGCCGTGGTGAGCGACGGCACCAGCACCCTGCGGCCGGACGCGCTCTCCAACCGCCTGCGCGACGCGCTCAACACCCACCTGGTGGGCACCAAGAAGGC
This DNA window, taken from Corallococcus coralloides DSM 2259, encodes the following:
- a CDS encoding helicase C-terminal domain-containing protein, which gives rise to MGSSELFTRHVFLDLETTGLDPRVDEVIEVGCLFFEHGREVDRFSRLYSASRPLNLTIRRLTGLSDAQLSGQPRFDAERAQLRERLKGWTVVAHNAPFEKGFLPDVLGGVPVLDSCELMHYLHPELPSHSLESLMRWAKLGSQQPHRALHDCVAVHAVLVHALDGCVRDGRAEDVADLLSTMDPRARAALGPTPLLDALSEEDARDLAMDAEARPLLELLSRLWEACRATPVPLSLETTGGFLRARPERKRANGGRPPPEPELDATPLPVRPEEVAQVLGPGGALERGGGFLSRPAQLEMAQAVARTLSDGGQVAVEAGTGTGKSLAYLTPAALFAARNGLKVGVAPHTKTLQDQLLEKDLPRLHQATGGAFGYALLKGQTNYLCRRRALEATRVEPGMNHTARAPRAYVRAYLRRSVDGDLDRLSHWFRERFPGMHGLVPAVRSEAATTLGERCPHHHKCFYHSAVAQAREADVLVINQSLAFAWPARYGRLDHLVLDEAHELEDVATTALTVELSDLAFLRLTERLHGRDGRRGLFAELRRALAATRRDESRVLMSEVDDALRTLLQEARALGEQVTALCEPAAAMPGEDADDAAYAPELRVTDAVRALPAWEPVREGLVAVRTALQRVHTLLSVRVLAALPELAVKQPSLERELAGATTELGELSVLAGELAGEPDAKRCYAARAEPRKQRWSVGAQPVDVSESVAKDFAANKRALVMASATLGTGDGVPFVLKRLGLRPPILRAPSPFHLGQQALVVLVTDAPRAHEEPFIDWASGRISGLAQVMGGRVLGLFASTRRLERVSREVQARLEPHGIEVLRQSRGHGRSLAARQERDTGTVLLGTKSFWQGVDIPGRGVGCVFIDKLPLEPASRPLVAAREEPLAKAGNEYLGFLQYRLPRALLLLRQGVGRLIRSTTDRGIVVVADPGHASYRPLLLQALAGYRVVALPWAQARLLLHSELMQMGLTADTARV
- a CDS encoding HAMP domain-containing protein; this translates as MTTTTAQAPTTKRRWRNFLLDAPFQLKLTAYIVGVTLVMAALLGIFLVRAANSLMHETATAVDARSAAAEVSRELSGATLSNELMAHMNDPAFEKQFREQAQAIDAKYEAERTAIVAQRAELERHQQLTWWVLGGCLVTFIAVVALATIVVTHRMAGPLFRIKRMMREVAEGQLNPPQHGLREGDELQDVFEAARDMTQRLRAQQTEDARALSEALAQAKTSGATGPWVDELSALEARYRERLAR
- a CDS encoding HEAT repeat domain-containing protein; translated protein: MRLPTALLLIFFLLPSAALAQGDTRITFLGRQLEKGRDPRARSQAALVLGATEDPEAVTPLCGGLKDPSELVRAAVAKGLGALLEPKGLDCLQSVQGEADATVQAAVAESIKAIKAYQARRPRFYLSLDALKDKTGSVPAELVKVTEARLRSKLVRRGAQMAPEKESKAAAKGALKKLGVHGYRITAEIQKTDSGGLRLALLCMTYPEQSLMGQVEVNAAGAPPADLLKALIPRAIEEAAATFDWSSET
- a CDS encoding S53 family peptidase, giving the protein MKRGIILTGVLLLAGWMSGCRDSDRLTSVGKPRPPGPTPVESTPTLPDSETSQPPPGRPPPEPEVVDPPPPDPEAEVLDPTPIPTTEGVPGPLPGVYTDKGEAPETDLIRGLVSFPIRDPAALEQRIADIYKPGGPRFRQYMTPAEWMAKHAPPEKDVNIVVDWLKSEGMQVPYVATNRLLVQFVGTVGQFNKAFGVKVIILSRKSPQGGNEPHDVYGLTDTLKAPTFVQQRIHAVATLDLPAETGTLPGEFGQPSTEPPNPVSRGLTPQQVARAYNVDSLYEQGYQGQGMKLGVVIGASFRWKDVRAFWKMWGIEREDPKVIQTMEPPVTRYREGTLDVEWAAAMAPKAEVHVYMGPDARNTSMLYTYNEAIARGEVSVITTSFAHREDSEPRAVQEAYSHSSTMAAALGITVAAASGDSAGVDMPGNSPYVTAVGGTQLKMNGMTVTGETAWYYSGSGITRTFATPEWQKGLYPMPAKRAVVDVALNADTGFWYTWLGVTTPNTGTSFSSPIFAGLITVVNGARAEAQKPRVGWLNSQLYTLPEVQQTFRDITVGVTDRQYEAGPGWDIPTGWGAPNAEGLLRTLP